Below is a genomic region from Triticum dicoccoides isolate Atlit2015 ecotype Zavitan chromosome 5A, WEW_v2.0, whole genome shotgun sequence.
ccgccaccTAGCCGCGAGGGCCCGACTAGGTGGGACCAACCCACCACCTCCNNNNNNNNNNNNNNNNNNNNNNNNNNNNNNNNNNNNNNNNNNNNNNNNNNNNNNNNNNNNNNNNNNNNNNNNNNNNNNNNNNNNNNNNNNNNNNNNNNNNNNNNNNNNNNNNNNNNNNNNNNNNNNNNNNNNNNNNNNNNNNNNNNNNNNNNNNNNNNNNNNNNNNNNNNNNNNNNNNNNNNNNNNNNNNNNNNNNNNNNNNNNNNNNNNNNNNNNNNNNNNNNNNNNNNNNNNNNNNNNNNNNNNNNNNNNNNNNNNNNNNNNNNNNNNNNNNNNNNNNNNNNNNNNNNNNNNNNNNNNNNNNNNNNNNNNNNNNNNNNNNNNNNNNNNNNNNNNNNNNNNNNNNNNNNNNNNNNNNNNNNNNNNNNNNNNNNNNNNNNNNNNNNNNNNNNNNGCCCATCGAACACCGCCATCGCCGGCCTGCTCCGGGGCGCCGCCGCGCCGCTGCACCCGGCACCGAGCACCGCGCCCAGCCGCGAGATCTGGCCCGCGCCATACCCCACGAGCGGGGGCCGAAGGATCCCCGCCGCCGGCGACGACGCCCGGGCTTCGCCCAGCTGCGCCCCTtggtggcggcgagggaggaggagggaggaggagggggtgtgGCGGCGGGGATCTGGAGGCCTCCCCGGCGCCTCGCGGGTGGCggcgggggagggagggaggggagtcCTAACAAACCTACCTTTGCTGCAATGTTCGACCAGCTTTCCCTATAGCTGCCGAATCTGTACCTGCACGAGAAGGACTTGTTCTGCCAGGGCTTCATCGACTACTTTGAGCTGCGGCATCGGTTCGTGGACCGCTTTCCCTGTGTCGCAAGCAAGTCCATGACATTGTCGTACCATGACATGCTCCTGCCATCGGCGATGCTGTGGAAGACCGTGCAAAGCAACCTCGATGCGGACGGGCTCCAGTAGTGGTGGAAACCGAACGGCGAGCTCGGCTTGGGCGCCGGCACGCGTTATAGCTACCCAGTACCTGAAGCATAAACTTTTTTTGCGACTTCTACTTCTATATATGCCGGCAAGCAGTCAAGTGCAATTTATCATCCAAACGTTCTCTTTCTCTAAAAACACGTTTTCTTGTAAAATCACAAGAAAATAGTGATACCTTTCTTTTGcaagaagaaaataatgatactaaaTTACTAGGTACCAATTTGTAGCTATAGTGAGTTGTAACTTTTGTGTTCGAACAATTGCAAATGACAATCAACAGGCACTTTATTATTATGATTTCCACATATATATCCCATGAGGGGATGCATCCACTGGATGAGTTAGGGCGTGTTCGATAGTTCACCAGCACTGCAAAATCCTCAACTCCGTCGCCCGGTTCCAGCAGCCAGCTTCCCACGAAAACTCCAGGATCGAGCGATCTGTTCGGCGCTGCAGCTTCTCGTTGCCAGCGATGGACGAGCTAAAAAGGCCAGAAAGTGCCTGCTCGGCCCGTTTTGGCAGCCCATGTTTGTATGTGGCCTATAGGCATACATGGGCTAGTGATGATTTAGATTTTTTTCCTTCCTGTGTGTACCGGGCCTGTAAAGGAATGCTTGGCCTGTTCGTTGGGGATTTTTTTTGCTGTTCCGAATTTTGCCTGTACAGAAGCAGTTCAGCATGCCTGTACGTTGGTACTTGTGATTTTCTTTGGCTGTAGCGGTTTTGGTAGTGACAAAGAGCATGTACAGAGAGGAATATCTCATATTTTGAGCATAGAATGATTATGTAAATTTGGAAACAAATATGAACATGTATATCATGGCATAAGCATCAAGTTTCACACATGTGTTATAGAACAAAAGCCTCTCATTGTGCATAAGCTTGCAAATCAAAAGGGGCAAATACATGTCTCTAAGATCAACAAagcttcacctcatagttttgcatAAGTTTGCAAATCAAAAGGCCACATACATGTGTCAAACATCAACGATGTCTCACCAACTTAGAGCAATGGCTGTAGCTAGTTCTTGCCTAAACACATCCATGTCTTCACCATTTTCCGCTATAGTTGATGTATCCGATGCGTGTGAAGGAACAACAAATTTCTTGTATCGTTCCGGAATTGTTGGCACATAGTTCGGGTCCCTGTCACATCGAACAAAGTGAATATCGTCTTCATCATGGAAGCGAACATAGTTGTGCAAAGTCATAGTAGCAGCAACAATCATCTTTTGTGTTTCGATGGAGTAGCTTGGCATCTTTAGAAGAATCTGCCATTTCATCTTCCACACTCGAAAGGCTCTCTCTATGCAATTGTGTTTGGACGAGTGGAGCCTATTAAACTTTTCTTTAGGAGTATTGGGTGGAACACCTCTATGAAAGTCAGGCACATGATATCTTTCACCTTTGTACGGTGCGAGATATCCCTTTCTATTAGGATAGCCAGCATCCACAACGTAGTACTTGTCTACGAAAAATAAAGAGAAGAATGAATGTTAGAATTGGCATACATGAAATGAGTTCTAACATTCTGAGTCATGGGAGAAGGGGGCCTTGTCCGCATGCTCACCCTTTGGAGGATGGGGGAAGGTGGCCTTGTCCGCATGCATTGCATGAAATAGCACACTTGTGTCATGCATAGAACCAGGTTGTCCAATTGAAGCATAAGTGAAATGCATATCAAAGTCACATATTGCCATCACATTATGAGTGACCGCGCCTGTCCTTCCAATATATCTGATTTGCTTGTCTTCTGGAATTGAAGCTCTAATGTGAGTCCCATCTATTGCACCAATGCAGTCTTTCATGTGTGGATATGCTCGTTTATCACCAAGGATCCTttgatgcacaatgtgaaaattgggGTCTTTCGGCTTGAGGTAGTGACAAGACATCCTGACCACACAATGCAGTACCTCATGGAACTTGCGGTGGATAGTGTCAGGTGAATGTTTGAAACGGTTTTGGGTCCTTCTATTTGATTCACAACCCCCCAAGGTCCACAAGAACATAGCAAGAGACTCGTAGCTGCTAACAAATGGAGAATAACCGAGCCCATAGTCCTTCACCAACAAGTCATTCTGAACATTGTAAAGGTCTCCCCTGGTGTTCCAATAGTCTCTTGCAACCATCCAAATCCTATCAAGATAGATTTCCTAGGCTCATTCTTCATGATCCAACTACTGCAATACTTTCCAACTATTTTTGTTGCTCCTTCACAAATGACCGACATATGCTCGGAATGAAGACAAATCAATTTTTTCTTCAATTCATATTGgttgtcatcatcactatcatcatcacatgacatctGCACATACAGAATCATACATTTATTAGATACCAACTAGCATGCAGATAGTGCATACACAAAATGGTACCCAGAACAAGTGCAAGTACCCAGGACATCCTAAAAGTGCAAGTACCCAGAACATGCAATTACCAATAATTCATCCAAATAGAAAATGGTGGTTCAACATTACATAAATATCATCCAGATAGTGCATACATAAGATGGTTCAATAGTGCATAAACAAAAGACATGAGAAACCATCTAGTGGAACCAACTATTTCCCATACGTCATGGCAAACTTCCTACGAAGCCAATCTTTTCGTGCGGCAACACCCATGTGTAGAAACATCTCTCTTTGCTCTCTTTTGATGAACAACTCAGTCGCTATGTAGTGGTCATCACTACCCTCTAAAATACCAAGAGCAAGCACTTCGTTCATGGTACTGgcaacagaagtggcatcatcattcTTTATGAATGATTGAACGGTTTCTTGGGACTCCTTAGCAATGATTTTAATCTGTGTAATCTCATCTTGCATCACTTGTGCAGTCCTAGGTTTCTTGTGCTTGTCATCAATGGTTTTTTAAAGCCTATTTTTCGTTGATGGCACGAAAGGAGAAGGTGGCATACTAGGAGAAGGTGGCATAGCAGGAGAAGGTGGCACTTGGGGATCTTCTAGCAAATCAACATCTGTGATGGCTTCAATATCAATGGTATCTGGTATTGCTGCACTAGAGGAGGGAGGTATGCCTGTAGAAGGATTCCAATGGTCTGTGACATCACTAGTGATGTCCTCAAACATaatgctcaagttttcttcattgtGTAGTCCATGCTTTTGAAACTTGCCGCAGCCTTTAAGGTCCTACAATACATTGCAAACAAATATTAGTAATAACAAAAGTTATACGACTTTATTAAAAATAAATGCAATCCAGAAGCATGACAACTCACAATTTTTGCTTTCTTCCACCATTCCTTATCTTGTTTGACAGTGTTGAGAACAAAGTCCCATCCCCCTCCGGTCTCCTTTAGCTTGAGCTTCTTGAATAAAGCGTAATCTGCTTTCAGCTTGTCCCATTTGTTTTTCATTTGGTTGCTCGTGTAGTCCAATCTGGTTCTCACTTTGAATTGCAATGCCACTTCCTCGAATGCACTAGGGGTCAAGATTTTGTTTGGCCTATTTCCAGCCCGCACTTGCGTAACCATCAAGTTGGTCACGATCCTAGTGTTCTCTTCATCCCACTCGGCAGTCATGCTCGAAGACATGCTCTGAACTTGACTATAAAAAATATGTGAGTGCTTAACTATAAAAAACATGTACAGGTGTTGCTGTTGTCATTAATTATGTACTAGCAAAATTCTATTATTGTACTGGACATGTACTAAACATACATAGCAACAAAATGCAGCACTATCCATGAGCATGTACTGAACATGCAGCAACAGAGAATGTACAAAACATTTACATTTTTTTATGTCCCCTTCCTATAATCTACAGGCAACACATCACCCACAAAAATTTACCAACGCACATCGCCAAATCCTACAACTAATCACCATGTACATCACAAATTCCACCATGAGCATGTATAGGGAGAGGTGGTCGGGCATCAAATCACCTTCCAGAATTGGGAAGAGGTGCACGGGGAGGCGGAGGAGCTCGATTGACGGCAGAGAAGCTCGTCGCTGACGGACAGTGCTCGAATCGCGGCGACGGATCTGGTCGGCGATGGTGGCGAAACAGGGTGGGCGGGGGCGGGGAAGCTCGTCGCTGATGGCGGCGGACCTGGTCGGCGACGGTGGCGAAAGAGGGCGAGCAGGGCGGGGAAGGGTGGGTCACGGCAGACTAGGGGCGGGGGAGAGCGTGTCCGCCGGCGGTCGAGGTGCTTTGCGCCATCGCCTGAGGcttgcggcggctagggttggggaggAGGCCGGAAGAGGAGTCACGGGACAGGCCGGGCTCGAGCGTGTCCCTGATGCGTGCGGGGCTGGATCGATCACTTGGCGGTGGCAGAGGCCCGTAATTTCTATCCAAATCCCGCTTCGCTATTTTCTTGGAGCCAGGTATTTCCAACTCCGTCGCTCCGTCGTTTTTACACACAGATTTGAGCCAGCTTCTCGGTCCAAAATCCAGGAGTAGACCTGTTCGGCTGGACTCTGCGGCTGGAAATGTGGATTTGAGAAGCCAGACAACTACCGAACACGCCCTTAGTTTTAAAGATGCAGTGGGGAAGTTGCACAAACTTTGTACATCGGACAATTGCAAATGATAATGGCCACTTTGTTATGCATCTACATAGCTTTATACTAATcagtgacacttattttgggatagaGCAAATATTATATACTTCCGAATCCTAAGATTGGAAAActaaataaattattgaaaactttaCAGAGAGATTTGAGTGGATGTGAATGCAAAACAATCCTTAGAAATTCCAATGTTACACAGGAGGATTTCAAAGGATTTATGTAAATCctctattttttttagaaaaagacaCAGTTTGTGTCACAGAATCTCTTATTGGGAAAGCTAATCATTAATTAGAAAGTTGGCATGCCCCATTGATAAAAAGGAAGCAAATGATTTATTTTGGGTCagcaaatgatttctttccctcgcAAAAAAAACAAAGAGTTAATACCATCGGCGATGCTTAAATCTGTCATCAATATTCACTTTAATGCTTAAACTTAAAAAACACGCCAAATTGATTCAAGAACTTGGCACGAACATGCAAATACGATGCTAACCGAATCCATAGACGTATAATATACCGACATGGCACCATATTTTAATTAGCATTATCTACATgtccataagagcatctccaacagccgcgccaaaAAGACGCGCACAGGGTAAATTGACATTTTAGCGCGCGCGGGACgttttcgcgcgctccagcggtggcgggaaAGTAGCGCGCGGGAAACGATTGCGCGCGGGAAAAGGCGGCAGCTCGCGCGCTACATTTGGCGCGCCGCATCCGGCGCGCCTATAAATTGCAGTGTCCTCTGCTGCTCTCTCCATCTCTCCATCGTCTCTGCCGCCGACACGCCatcaccgcgccaccatgccgcctcacCGCCGGGGAGGTTCGAGCTACTACGGCGTCCGCGTGCGTCCGTCCGGCACCTACTCCGCCGAGATTCGGTCGGGCGGCGGCATGCGGCTCCGTCTCGGAACCTTCGACACCGCCCAGGAgggcgcccgcgcgtacgacgctgcGGCGTGGCGCCTCTTGCGGTCCCGTCAGGACATGAACTCCGCCGACGTGGCGACACGGGAGCTGGCACAGGAGTTGGCGCCTTTCCCGCGGCttctcaccgacgaggatcgtcgcaagCACCGGAGACGGGAGCATCGTCTCAGGCTGGCCGAGATGGACGAGCAAGCTATGGCGTTGTGGAGCTATCGCTTCCCGCACGACATCATCAACAAGGAACAGTTCTTCCccgagaggagggcggagagagcgaagaggagggaggagcgagccgcctatcacgGGGACAAGCGAACGCGGAAGGCGGTCGCTAAATACAACGAAGCGCTAGGATATGCGTCCTCCTGGGACTCCGGCGACGAGCGGTTCCTTGACGCCTACGCTCCGATGTCGGAGGAGGATATCACCGATAACAGAGTCCGAGTCAGACGAGTAGTAGTAGTTTTTCGTTTTATCTATCGTAGAAAAAGACTATGAACTATCTACGGAACCAAATATTTGTCGAATCGTAGTAGAAAAAACAGATAAAATATAGCGCACCTGGGGCGTCGTGCGCGTGTTTTAATTTACGGCGGCCGTTGGAGCCAGCACACCGCCGCGTGCAAAAGTTGATTAACCCAGCGTTGTATTCTGACTTTTAGCGCGCGACGCGTTGCGCAGCTGTGGAAGATGCTCTAACCAATGGGCTCAACACGTCAGAATAAAGGGTAAATAAACGATAAAGAAACCCCGCCAGGACTCGGACTTAACACTCCATAACCAATGGGCTCGACATGTCAGAATGATGGTTAATAGACGATAAAAAAAACCAGACAGGAGTAGAACTGAACACGCAAAGCTGGCTAATGACGAGCCTAACCAATCGAAATGGCTTCACACACGACATGAACTGCACGATCTACGAACGACACACCGTGTGCATGCATCAGCTAACAGGAAAACCAACTCCCTACATGCCAACTCCCTACTGCATGTAGTGCGCTGTTGTGCTGCCACATACGATCGTGCACAAGTCGGCTGCAATTTCATCGTGTGTACGTGTTCTTCTCAACCAAGGATAATGACGCATAATATTATAATGAGCACGCTCGTCTGGTTTAAATGGGCTGCTGTCTGTGCGGGCCATGTTGCACTTGTCAGTCTTTTTTATTTTTCAGTATTTGTAAAATGTAGGTCAATTATAATGATAGTAATAAAAATAACGTTTAAACATTCATGTgctaaaaaatatataaataaaatAGTATTTATGATTATATATGTTTTTGTATAATTTAAAATAATACATTTTTCCAAATTACAATTAATAATTATTATTTTAAATATACAAAATTTGAGAAATCATATGCATATTTTATAATTCATAATTTTGTCGTATAATATTTTTGTGTAATTTAAAATATTCATTATTATTTAACTTTTTATAAATATATACATGTGACTATATTTAAGATATATAGAAACTAAGAATATACGCAACGAGTAAAAGTGATCACAAGTGAATATAAATAAAATATTTGTATCCATAATTTTGTAAAATTGAAATATAAGCCATGAGGTATATTTTTTGTATATTTATTATACAATTAAtagttttgtactccctccgtccaaaataagtgtctcagctttagtataactttgtactaaaattagtacaaagttgagacacttattttgggagagGGAGTATTTACTAAATGTTTTCTATATAGTCCGCATGTAAATAAGTGAATATTTTTTATAATTACATTAACATTTTAAAAATAAGTTATTTTATTTGAGCATACAATATTTATAACACATAAGTACTCAAAATTTATTTAATGTGATATTAGTTTACCTACTTCttagaatttttttaaaatataataTGTGTGAAATGGTCCTACATTATTAGTCATTCAAAGTGTGTAGCGTATTGGCTTGTGCATGCCTATGTTGTGCCCACATCGCAAGTTCAAAATCGTAGATTTTTCCTTTGTTGAAATGGAGTCCCATGCCATGTGTGCATACTAATTAAAATACGTGCCATGTCAGCACATTATACGTCTGCAGATTGGATTAGCACCATATTTACACACTCGTGCCAAGTTCTAGAACTAGTTTAGCGTATTTTTCAAGTTCGGGCATTAAAATGAACATTGATGGCAAGTTTCAGTTCTCAAAAGCAAATGATTTCTTTGGGGAACGTGCAAGACTTATCATTTAGATTTAAGATTTCCCAAGCTTGAACAACCTAGACAATTGACAATATAACAGTTGAAAAATAAACTTAGAGAAAGTAGAAAAGTAATTATCGCAAAAAAACAGTATGTGTCACAGAATCTCTTATTGGTAAAGCTAATCTTTAATTAGAAAATTGGCATGCTTTCCATTGATAAAAAGGAAGCAAATGATTTTTTTAGGGTCTCGCAAAAAAAAtgcagtagaaaaagaagtacagaAGGAAAGAAACAGGGACGAGTTGTTTCCTTTTTGTCTCAGATTTTTACCTTCAATCTTCGAGAACTGAAACTTGTGAGGTATGCTTAGCAATCACCGAGCATAAATAGAGCCGATTCTTGTTAGTGTGCATCAAGGAGAAGACGATGGAAGCTACGAGGGACACGACGCAGTCCTGCTCCGGCGGCCAGGCGGCGCTCGCTGCCAGCCTCGCGAGTCGCCTCGCCGACGACAACGCGGACAGCAACCTGGTGCTCTCGCCGCTGTCCATCTACGCGGCCCTCGCGCTCCTGGCCGCCGGCGCGCGGGGCGCCACCCTTGACGAGATCCTCGACGTCCTCGGCGCGCCGTCTCGCGCCGCGCTCGACGAGTTCCTCTCCCGCGTGGCGGAGGACGCGCTCAAGGACCACTCGGAGTCCGGCGGGCCGCGCGTCGCGTTCGCGCATGGCGTGTGGACCGACCTCGCGTGCCCGCTGAAGCCAGCCTACCGCCACGCCGCCGTGAGCACGTACAAGGCCGATGCCTGCCCCGTCGACTTCCGCAACAACCCGGAGGCGGCACGGGGTCAGATCAACGCGTGGGTCGCGCAGGTCACGAGCAACCTGATCGGCTCCGTCCTTGAACCGGGATCCATAACGCGGCTCACCCGCGCCGTGCTCAGCAACGCCATGTACTTCAAGGGCAAGTGGGAGAAGCCCTTTGACAAGGAGGACACCGCCAACAAACCCTTCCACCGGCTCGACGGCCGCACCGTCGACGTGCCCTTCATGAAGAGCAGGAGTTCCCAGTTCATCGCCGTGCACGAAGGGTTCAAGGTGCTCAAACTCCGGTACCGAATGGCTCAAGCGCAAGGTAATCCCTTTGTCCATGCACAGTCTCGATCCTTTCATTAGCGGGTCACACTCATGCATTACATCTTCTCTtggtccctttcttggaggccttgtCGAGGTCCTCTCCCGTCTTTCACCGTGATTTTCCTTTGGGCGAAAGCTCTAGTTCCCCTTGCGAGCGACGGCGTCGTATCCTTGTCgcgctccttcttgaaggcgtcgcctgGGGTTCCCGGAAGCATGGTGGGCGCTTTGCGGTGCGTGTGAGGTGTTTGGCGGCGGCATTGTGTGCAGCGTTTCACCTATTCTCCGCCGGTCTTCGTCCTGTGGTAGCGCTCcttctgcttggagatggactaGCGTAGATGGTGGTCGTCTTGATGACGTCGATGGCGGAGGATCCTGCCAAGGTTGacacctcaatctgctctgaagatggactagtgaaagatggcggcgacgacacatgtgagtgcgtcagaccggaTTGTGACccggacccggtatgtggctcggtcggggcctccggctttagatgttaggcttaggtgagaggtctggatatttggcccagcttgcacccccttcatcatatggataggagtagtggcagatgttgccaagatggcggattcaggcatattgttgtaccACTTTTTAAGGTCctcaagaataatcaataaaatggccgtatgcatcttccagatgcagaggccgggggtcatcctccttttctaaaaaataaaaaataaaacctgcCCGAGGAGAAGATCGACATTAGGAAGTTCCGGGTGCCCAAGTTCAAGCTGTCCTTCCACAAGAGCCTCCACATTGAGGTAAATGAGGAAGGCACTGAAGCTGCAGCCTCCACATTGATGCATCGTAGAGCTGGATGTAGTGCAAtaccgccaccgccacctcctcgGGTGGATTTCGTAGCTGACCATCCGTTTGCGTACTTTATAGTGGAGGAGGTGACCGGCATACTTGTCTTTGTGGGACACGTCCTTGACCCTTCTAATGAGGAGTAGGTCATCTCATGCTCATGATTTTGATTTGATTTTAGTTTTTTGCAAATGTTGATTTTGTTTTGATTTGGGTCCCAGTTGgcataataataatgatgtagtTTCATGTTATTTTTTCTGTGTGATGATGTGAATGTACTTTGGGCCTTTTGTTTCATTTGATTTGAAGAGAAGAATTGTGTGCATGACCGTCATTCAAAGGAATTTTGAACTGTTTACTTCCACTATGTTACATAGTAGTTTTCCGTATAATATGTGCACATaccaaatagaagaaaaaaattcgTGTGCCCTTTGAGAATTCTAATGCATGAAGGTAGTTTTTCCTCAGATAGCCCCCCCTCGCCCGCTCTGGTCCCTTTGACACAGGCAGAAGCCCCAAATCCCGCCGCCGGCTTCCCTTCCTCGCTGCCCACGGATCCGGGGCCGCCTTGCCTAGATCTAGCGTGTGGTGGGCACGGCGGGGCTCTTTGTGGCGGCTCTGCTCCCGCCCTGCTTGGCCGGAGGCGGCCTGCTCAGCCGGGTCGGCGTCCTTTTCTGTCGAGGTTTGTAGTGTGCTCTGGCCGGCGCGGTGCTAGTTTGAGCTGCTATAGTCTCCCCGGGGCAATGACCTCTACTTGGTGTAGGGGGTCTTGCCGGTGGTGTGTCTAGCGGCGCTACTCCGTCTGCTTATTGTTGAGAtatttattttgaaacggagggaataTCTTCTTAGAGTTTTACTTTAATCAGTGTCAACTCCGTCTGCTTATTGTTGTTCTTTTGGAGCGGCCTTTTGCATCAATGTTAATTAGCAAATTCGTCTTTTTAGTTTTTAGACCTTATACAGATTCAGATTGGCCGACTTGCCATGGAAAAGGTAGCGAAGCTACAAAACCGCTACCTTTGCCCCAGTCTCGTCCGTCCGATTGAAAAGCGGCAGCCCAGATCGGATTCTACAGTAGGAATAATAGTGATTTTCGTGGACAGTGATTTCTATGAACATTATTCAGAAACAGTGATTCGGCAAA
It encodes:
- the LOC119300109 gene encoding uncharacterized protein LOC119300109; the encoded protein is MVARDYWNTRGDLYNVQNDLLVKDYGLGYSPFVSSYESLAMFLWTLGGCESNRRTQNRFKHSPDTIHRKFHEVLHCVVRMSCHYLKPKDPNFHIVHQRILGDKRAYPHMKDCIGAIDGTHIRASIPEDKQIRYIGRTGAVTHNVMAICDFDMHFTYASIGQPGSMHDTSVLFHAMHADKATFPHPPKDKYYVVDAGYPNRKGYLAPYKGERYHVPDFHRGVPPNTPKEKFNRLHSSKHNCIERAFRVWKMKWQILLKMPSYSIETQKMIVAATMTLHNYVRFHDEDDIHFVRCDRDPNYVPTIPERYKKFVVPSHASDTSTIAENGEDMDVFRQELATAIALSW
- the LOC119303225 gene encoding L10-interacting MYB domain-containing protein-like; the protein is MSSSMTAEWDEENTRIVTNLMVTQVRAGNRPNKILTPSAFEEVALQFKVRTRLDYTSNQMKNKWDKLKADYALFKKLKLKETGGGWDFVLNTVKQDKEWWKKAKIDLKGCGKFQKHGLHNEENLSIMFEDITSDVTDHWNPSTGIPPSSSAAIPDTIDIEAITDVDLLEDPQVPPSPAMPPSPSMPPSPFVPSTKNRL